In one window of Pseudoalteromonas sp. GCY DNA:
- a CDS encoding sensor histidine kinase, whose product MWRFVFALLIILTLASVITGLIFDTLIASSSENNEAHYDPLSTTAPIIAAMARDNIPESQIIAIPLHQTLTAQLVPRADYPLPVSLSRKLSQQRFIYLESESSVSACILISQENVYILTIKKQLQTKYALLMTLLFYAIVIVVVVAFLTPFIARLLKLKNAAHQLGKGELNARVQVGTVWYLKDIEQAFNQMARQIAGLMTDMKLLSSGLSHELRTPLARVRMGLDTLVETHDDELRAQYEDRINQNLDEMEQVIDAILDYARLQHRLDDVELQPVDLNAMARQLANNAHVHDLTLKLSSKPCWIIGEGQYLRMLINNLLSNAIKYANGKISLETRVDNDKVKFIIEDDGIGISNEVRDKVLLPFYRDDSQSQSGYGIGLAFVQRIVTRFGGTIVIQKSPALGGAKITVSLIQTQQK is encoded by the coding sequence ATGTGGCGCTTCGTGTTTGCTTTGCTTATCATCTTAACGCTCGCAAGCGTCATCACAGGTCTGATATTTGACACGCTTATCGCCTCATCCTCAGAGAATAATGAAGCCCACTACGATCCACTTAGCACAACCGCACCCATTATTGCCGCAATGGCTAGAGACAACATACCTGAATCACAAATTATTGCGATCCCACTGCACCAAACACTAACCGCTCAACTTGTACCAAGAGCCGACTATCCACTTCCTGTGAGCTTAAGCCGCAAACTCTCTCAGCAGCGGTTTATTTACCTCGAAAGCGAATCTTCAGTAAGTGCTTGCATACTTATAAGCCAAGAAAATGTCTATATTTTGACAATAAAAAAGCAATTACAGACTAAATATGCTCTGCTCATGACCTTGTTATTTTACGCTATCGTTATCGTTGTTGTCGTCGCCTTTTTAACCCCATTTATTGCTAGGCTGTTAAAGCTCAAAAATGCCGCACATCAGCTGGGTAAAGGCGAACTCAACGCCCGCGTGCAAGTCGGTACGGTATGGTACTTAAAGGATATTGAGCAAGCGTTTAATCAAATGGCACGACAAATAGCCGGGTTAATGACTGACATGAAACTATTAAGCAGCGGACTTTCTCATGAATTACGTACGCCACTTGCAAGGGTGAGAATGGGGCTAGATACACTGGTTGAAACTCATGATGATGAGCTTCGGGCACAGTACGAAGATAGGATCAACCAAAACCTTGATGAAATGGAGCAAGTGATTGATGCTATTTTAGATTACGCAAGATTGCAGCACCGTCTTGACGACGTGGAACTTCAGCCTGTTGACTTGAATGCTATGGCTCGCCAGTTAGCCAATAACGCCCACGTCCATGACTTAACACTAAAACTTTCGTCAAAACCTTGCTGGATAATCGGTGAAGGTCAGTACTTACGCATGCTAATCAATAACTTATTATCTAACGCGATAAAATATGCCAACGGTAAAATATCACTAGAAACCCGAGTCGATAATGACAAGGTTAAGTTTATTATTGAAGACGACGGGATAGGTATAAGTAACGAGGTTCGAGACAAAGTGTTACTACCGTTTTATCGCGACGATTCTCAATCGCAATCAGGGTATGGAATTGGCTTGGCCTTTGTGCAACGTATAGTCACTCGCTTTGGCGGTACCATTGTAATTCAAAAAAGCCCCGCGCTGGGCGGGGCCAAAATCACTGTTTCGCTGATACAGACTCAGCAAAAGTAA
- a CDS encoding beta-propeller domain-containing protein, whose product MRCKIWLSLPLAASLCACGGSNDNDEDKLPELNALNNSSAPLKSASSAQFSQFIKNGIFVASGGLNNGDDLENPSATTDSAPYSGTNQLVEGVSESDRVKFDGRYLFIGGSTSVAYADTDSKTFVRILDTEATDVPTQVNELAVSDSEFASQNLYLKNNQLISVLMDYEYDFADDMSSQEVQPEINYQGVIELAFSNVSLPAQAEVEKRFQIDGSLVGSRLIGDKLYVIADHTIRYSGFNSADKVASYNRLMDTNINDLLPQFRNLKQGSVAPLVAADGCYLPADATAQDGYNGLTTVTEIDIRNPDEVKTTCVSTRTFGFYMSATAVYLYNYSFNGSDGDVNTSIWDPSGIVLHKLLLTDEGVTYQATGEVEGQLARVSDTMAATRFDEKDGVLRVVTSQYDTDIGNSHKLYMLKPQGNELNTVATLPNSQNPTPIGKINPDTGLVDEDIYAVRYFNDTAYIVTFRQIDPLYVLDLSDASQPKISGSLEIPGFSSYLHPVGDGLLLGVGQHLGDPDGNVQPGTKVSLFDVANPAEPKLLKDHTFAGGFTPLEYDYRALAMLKDNASVTRFTLPIVYWNTEQVNESSYNWYSQNDLAAFEIIHGVDSTLTYRGSSRAEVATPIASDKALGYTEADRGLIQADKLLYIHGNYVWQSNWQTPADNSGPH is encoded by the coding sequence ATGAGATGCAAAATTTGGCTCAGTCTTCCGCTTGCCGCTAGCCTTTGCGCATGTGGTGGTAGTAACGACAATGATGAAGATAAATTACCAGAACTTAACGCGCTTAATAATAGCTCTGCGCCGTTGAAGTCAGCTTCATCAGCTCAGTTTAGTCAGTTTATCAAAAACGGTATTTTCGTTGCCAGCGGTGGGTTGAATAATGGCGATGATTTGGAAAATCCATCTGCAACCACAGATAGTGCACCTTACTCAGGCACCAATCAACTGGTTGAAGGGGTATCAGAAAGCGACCGGGTTAAATTCGATGGCCGTTACTTATTTATCGGCGGCTCGACCAGCGTTGCATATGCGGATACTGACAGCAAAACCTTCGTTAGGATCTTAGATACAGAGGCTACGGATGTCCCTACACAAGTTAATGAATTAGCGGTATCAGATTCAGAGTTTGCAAGCCAAAATCTTTACCTTAAAAACAATCAACTCATCAGCGTATTAATGGACTATGAGTATGATTTTGCTGATGATATGTCATCGCAAGAGGTACAACCTGAGATCAATTATCAAGGCGTGATTGAGCTTGCTTTTAGTAACGTATCCCTACCCGCACAGGCTGAGGTCGAAAAGCGCTTTCAAATTGATGGTTCACTAGTTGGCAGCAGATTAATCGGTGACAAACTCTATGTTATCGCCGACCACACTATACGCTACAGTGGTTTTAATAGCGCTGACAAAGTAGCAAGCTACAATCGCTTAATGGACACTAACATTAACGATTTATTACCTCAATTTAGAAATTTAAAGCAAGGAAGTGTAGCGCCACTGGTTGCCGCAGATGGCTGTTATTTGCCAGCAGATGCTACCGCGCAAGATGGATATAATGGCTTAACAACAGTGACTGAGATTGACATTCGTAATCCTGATGAGGTGAAAACAACTTGCGTTAGTACGCGCACCTTTGGTTTTTATATGTCTGCAACAGCAGTGTATCTTTACAATTACTCGTTTAATGGCAGTGATGGTGATGTCAACACTTCAATCTGGGATCCATCAGGCATAGTATTACATAAGTTATTGTTAACGGATGAAGGGGTGACATACCAAGCAACAGGTGAGGTGGAAGGTCAACTTGCTCGTGTCAGCGATACGATGGCCGCGACTCGATTTGATGAAAAAGATGGCGTTCTGCGCGTAGTAACGAGTCAGTATGATACAGATATCGGTAATAGTCATAAGTTGTATATGCTCAAACCACAAGGGAATGAACTCAACACCGTGGCGACGCTACCAAATAGCCAAAATCCAACCCCCATTGGTAAAATTAATCCGGATACGGGGCTTGTGGATGAAGACATTTATGCGGTTAGATATTTTAACGATACCGCCTATATCGTAACCTTTAGACAAATAGATCCTCTCTACGTTCTGGATTTATCTGACGCATCACAGCCTAAAATCTCGGGAAGTTTAGAGATCCCCGGTTTCTCTTCTTATCTGCACCCTGTCGGTGACGGTTTGCTTCTAGGGGTAGGTCAGCATCTTGGAGACCCTGATGGAAACGTGCAGCCCGGCACCAAAGTGAGCTTGTTTGATGTTGCAAATCCTGCTGAACCCAAGCTATTAAAAGATCATACATTTGCAGGGGGATTTACACCGCTGGAATATGATTATCGCGCTTTGGCCATGCTAAAAGACAATGCCTCAGTAACCCGGTTCACTTTGCCGATTGTTTACTGGAATACAGAACAAGTGAATGAAAGTAGTTATAACTGGTATAGCCAAAACGATCTCGCCGCATTTGAAATTATCCACGGCGTGGACTCAACACTCACTTATCGTGGGAGTAGCCGTGCCGAGGTAGCAACGCCCATAGCGAGTGACAAAGCACTCGGATATACCGAAGCAGATAGAGGACTTATTCAGGCTGATAAACTGCTTTATATCCATGGTAACTACGTGTGGCAGAGCAATTGGCAAACGCCTGCTGACAACAGCGGACCACATTAA